A window of Bacillus sp. SM2101 contains these coding sequences:
- a CDS encoding TlpA disulfide reductase family protein has protein sequence MKKIIAGILIIGFIGVSIWQVVSAGKDGSIEEVAKHVGNGTDIVDVDEKTSNAEAAVEGIAVGNKAPDFELPTLTGESIKLSDLQGKKVIVNYWATWCPPCKEEIPDFQLFHEKYGSDVVILAVNVDPEYDVESFVNEYEMTFPVLLDEDDQANRIFQVLSIPTTYFIDSNGIIRNKFVGQLSYEKMEKFVDDMN, from the coding sequence ATGAAAAAAATAATAGCTGGGATCTTAATAATCGGTTTTATTGGAGTAAGTATTTGGCAAGTAGTATCTGCTGGGAAAGATGGTAGCATTGAAGAAGTTGCCAAACATGTTGGAAATGGTACTGATATCGTTGATGTTGATGAAAAAACTAGTAACGCAGAAGCTGCTGTTGAAGGTATTGCAGTAGGAAATAAGGCTCCTGATTTTGAATTACCTACATTAACTGGAGAATCAATTAAGCTCTCTGATCTACAGGGAAAAAAAGTAATAGTGAACTATTGGGCAACTTGGTGTCCACCATGTAAAGAAGAGATACCTGATTTTCAGTTATTTCATGAAAAATACGGCTCTGATGTTGTGATCTTAGCGGTAAATGTTGATCCAGAATATGATGTTGAGAGTTTTGTGAATGAATATGAAATGACTTTTCCTGTTCTGTTAGATGAAGATGATCAGGCAAATAGGATTTTTCAAGTATTATCAATCCCTACTACGTATTTTATTGATAGTAATGGGATAATTAGAAATAAGTTTGTGGGTCAACTGTCTTATGAAAAGATGGAAAAGTTTGTTGATGATATGAATTAG